In one Bacillus thuringiensis genomic region, the following are encoded:
- the dnaD gene encoding DNA replication protein DnaD produces the protein MKKKIMLQWFEQGSIAIPKLLMMHYKKLGLNETEFMVVLHVHTFLESGNSFPTPSEISERMTITEMKCMEVIQVLIQKGFLSLEGGQRSEAMMCESYSLQPLWEKILHFLMDESIEEEQKEKKQLQVNLYTVFEKEFGRPLSPFECETLGMWEDQDQHHPNLIQAALREAVMSGKLNFRYIDRILFEWKKNGIKTVDQAQNQGQKFRANQQRTQQMTKQETKFTGKVPFYNWLEQ, from the coding sequence ATGAAAAAGAAAATAATGTTACAGTGGTTTGAGCAGGGAAGCATTGCAATTCCAAAATTGCTTATGATGCATTATAAAAAATTAGGTTTAAATGAGACGGAATTTATGGTGGTACTTCATGTACACACATTTTTAGAATCAGGTAATTCGTTTCCGACTCCTTCAGAGATTTCTGAACGGATGACGATAACGGAAATGAAATGTATGGAAGTAATTCAAGTATTGATTCAAAAAGGTTTTTTATCACTAGAAGGTGGACAAAGATCAGAAGCGATGATGTGCGAAAGTTATTCTTTACAACCGTTATGGGAAAAAATATTACATTTCTTAATGGATGAATCAATAGAGGAAGAGCAAAAAGAAAAAAAACAGCTGCAAGTAAATTTATATACAGTATTTGAAAAAGAATTTGGAAGACCACTTTCGCCGTTCGAATGTGAAACGTTAGGAATGTGGGAGGACCAAGATCAACATCATCCAAATTTAATTCAAGCGGCTCTTAGAGAAGCTGTAATGAGTGGAAAACTAAATTTCCGATATATTGATCGTATTTTATTTGAGTGGAAAAAGAATGGAATTAAAACGGTAGATCAGGCTCAAAATCAAGGTCAAAAATTTAGAGCGAATCAACAAAGAACACAACAAATGACAAAACAAGAGACGAAATTTACTGGAAAAGTGCCTTTTTATAATTGGTTGGAGCAGTAA
- the dinG gene encoding ATP-dependent DNA helicase DinG — MSKRYVVVDLETTGNSWKDGKDKITQIAAVVVEDGEILEIFSSFVNPKREIPPFITELTGIDESLVKQAPLFQDVAPMIVELLQGAAFVAHNVHFDWNFLNEELRQAGYTEIHCPKIDTVELAQILLPTADSYKLRDLAKKHELEHDQPHRADSDALATAELFLQFLNEIEKLPLVTLQSLYELSDVFQSDIADVLSENILKKVMHGKEDTAEYEIHRNIALKKRNYSLNLGETCSSKFDAFLNKTMDKLESHMPKFERRESQQLMMKEIYTALRDSRFSLIEAGTGTGKTLAYLLPSLYFAKRKEEPVIISTQTVQLQQQILEKEIPLLQKIMPFSFEVALLKGRKHYLCLHKFEYALQEEEKNYDMALTKAKILVWLLQTETGDRDELNIPEGGKLLWNRICSDAYSPGGMQSNWYSRCFYQRAKNKALFADIVITNHALLFQDFSSEEPLFASCEHIIFDEAHHIEEAASRTLGEQFSCMYFQLVISRLGTLETEDVLSKVYKMMKKSEQASRSTFRMISYSLKELKFDADELFQMLRTFIFKQTKQEQGTNNMPLIYRYNPELEKGKLWDSIVELTNRFIYELRRVVTALEKQVNILQSKLEWEMHVVTGEFMHLIELLRKMAESLQLLILEKNSYVTWMETETKGTIHSTVLYAQPVHIGERFADEFLTEKKSVIFTSATLTINDTFDYIKEELGLHDFAPNTLKVPSPFRYDEQMKLMVSTDVPFIKQVSNERFIESVSEHIAKIAKTTKGRMLVLFTSYEMLKEAYANLKNNDELEGYLLLTQSVNNRSRSRLIRKFQEFDKSILLGTSSFWEGIDIPGDALSCLVIVRLPFTPPHQPMMEAKGEWLKNQGEDVFAKLALPQAILRFKQGFGRLIRTNTDTGTVVVLDRRLTSSSYGKRFLQSIPNVPLYEGPLEELLVQLEEPPNE; from the coding sequence ATGAGTAAGCGTTATGTCGTTGTTGATTTAGAGACGACAGGGAACTCCTGGAAAGATGGGAAGGATAAAATTACCCAAATTGCAGCTGTTGTAGTAGAAGATGGAGAGATATTGGAGATTTTTTCGTCTTTTGTTAATCCAAAGAGAGAGATCCCACCATTTATTACAGAATTAACAGGGATTGATGAAAGTCTTGTAAAACAAGCCCCGTTATTTCAAGATGTAGCCCCGATGATTGTTGAGCTATTACAAGGTGCGGCTTTCGTTGCGCATAATGTTCACTTTGATTGGAATTTTTTAAATGAAGAATTAAGGCAAGCTGGATATACAGAAATACATTGTCCGAAAATCGACACGGTTGAATTGGCTCAAATTCTTTTGCCGACAGCCGATAGTTATAAATTACGTGATTTAGCTAAGAAGCATGAACTAGAGCACGATCAACCACATCGTGCGGATAGTGATGCTCTTGCAACAGCGGAATTATTTTTACAATTTTTAAATGAAATTGAAAAGTTACCACTTGTCACGTTGCAATCGCTTTATGAATTAAGCGATGTGTTCCAAAGTGATATAGCTGATGTGCTTTCTGAAAATATTTTAAAGAAAGTAATGCACGGTAAAGAAGATACAGCGGAGTATGAAATACATCGAAATATTGCGCTGAAAAAGCGGAACTATTCCTTAAACCTTGGAGAAACGTGTTCATCAAAGTTTGATGCTTTCTTGAATAAAACGATGGATAAATTGGAATCACATATGCCAAAGTTTGAAAGAAGAGAAAGTCAACAATTGATGATGAAAGAGATATATACGGCGTTAAGAGATTCTCGTTTTTCACTAATTGAAGCCGGTACAGGAACAGGAAAGACTCTTGCTTATTTGCTTCCTAGTCTTTATTTTGCAAAGAGAAAAGAAGAACCTGTCATTATAAGTACACAAACGGTACAACTCCAACAACAAATATTAGAAAAAGAAATTCCGTTATTACAAAAAATAATGCCATTTTCATTTGAGGTAGCTCTTCTAAAAGGAAGAAAGCATTATTTATGCTTACATAAATTTGAGTATGCTTTGCAAGAGGAAGAAAAAAATTATGATATGGCACTTACGAAGGCGAAGATTTTAGTTTGGCTATTGCAAACTGAAACAGGTGATCGAGACGAATTAAATATTCCTGAGGGTGGAAAGTTACTTTGGAATCGGATTTGTAGCGATGCGTATAGTCCAGGCGGTATGCAAAGTAATTGGTATAGTCGTTGTTTTTACCAGCGAGCGAAGAATAAAGCTTTATTTGCAGATATCGTTATTACAAATCATGCGTTATTATTTCAAGATTTTTCAAGTGAAGAACCGTTGTTTGCTTCATGCGAACATATTATTTTTGATGAAGCTCACCATATTGAAGAAGCTGCGAGTAGAACATTGGGTGAACAGTTCTCTTGTATGTATTTTCAATTGGTTATATCTCGTCTTGGGACGCTAGAAACAGAAGATGTACTCTCCAAAGTATATAAAATGATGAAAAAATCAGAGCAAGCATCTCGTTCAACTTTCCGTATGATAAGTTATAGTTTGAAGGAACTTAAGTTTGATGCGGATGAACTCTTCCAAATGTTACGTACTTTTATATTTAAACAAACAAAGCAAGAACAAGGAACGAATAATATGCCGCTCATCTATAGGTATAACCCAGAACTAGAAAAAGGTAAGTTGTGGGATAGTATTGTCGAATTAACAAATCGTTTTATATATGAATTAAGAAGGGTAGTAACTGCTCTTGAGAAGCAAGTGAATATATTGCAAAGTAAGTTAGAATGGGAGATGCATGTTGTAACAGGTGAATTTATGCATTTAATTGAGTTGCTGAGAAAGATGGCAGAATCATTACAATTACTCATATTAGAAAAGAATTCGTATGTAACTTGGATGGAGACTGAAACGAAAGGGACGATTCATTCAACAGTTCTATATGCACAGCCTGTTCATATTGGTGAAAGATTTGCGGATGAATTTTTAACAGAAAAAAAGAGTGTTATTTTTACATCTGCAACACTAACAATTAACGATACGTTTGATTATATAAAAGAGGAACTTGGTTTACATGATTTCGCTCCAAATACTTTAAAGGTTCCGTCACCATTTCGTTATGATGAACAGATGAAATTAATGGTTTCAACGGATGTACCTTTTATTAAGCAAGTAAGTAATGAACGATTTATTGAATCTGTATCGGAACATATTGCAAAGATAGCGAAAACCACAAAAGGCAGAATGCTCGTTTTATTCACTTCGTATGAAATGTTAAAAGAAGCGTATGCGAATTTAAAAAATAATGATGAATTAGAGGGTTATTTATTACTCACACAAAGTGTGAATAATAGAAGTAGAAGCCGTTTAATTCGAAAGTTTCAAGAGTTCGACAAATCAATTTTATTAGGGACGAGCAGTTTCTGGGAAGGAATAGATATTCCAGGAGATGCCTTAAGTTGTCTTGTTATAGTCCGTCTACCATTTACACCTCCTCATCAGCCGATGATGGAAGCGAAAGGTGAGTGGCTAAAAAATCAAGGTGAAGATGTATTCGCTAAATTAGCGCTCCCACAAGCAATATTACGTTTCAAACAAGGATTTGGCCGTTTAATTCGAACGAATACAGACACAGGAACGGTAGTAGTGTTAGATCGTCGTTTGACGAGTTCTTCTTATGGAAAACGATTTCTACAATCGATCCCTAACGTACCTCTTTATGAAGGACCATTAGAAGAATTATTAGTACAATTAGAAGAACCACCAAATGAATAA
- the panD gene encoding aspartate 1-decarboxylase, whose translation MFRTMMRAKLHRATVTEANLNYVGSITIDEDLMDAVNIVENEKVQIVNNNNGARLETYVIKGERGSGVVCLNGAAARLVQPGDKVIIICYGLVTEEEIHKQEPKIAVLDDNNQIIEMLGAEKAGTIL comes from the coding sequence ATGTTTCGCACAATGATGAGAGCAAAGTTACATCGTGCAACTGTAACGGAGGCAAATTTAAATTATGTAGGTAGTATTACAATTGATGAAGACTTAATGGATGCGGTAAATATTGTAGAAAACGAAAAAGTCCAAATTGTAAATAATAATAATGGTGCTCGCTTAGAGACATACGTTATTAAAGGGGAACGCGGTAGTGGTGTTGTTTGTTTAAACGGTGCTGCGGCAAGGCTTGTACAACCAGGGGACAAAGTAATTATTATTTGTTATGGGCTAGTTACGGAAGAAGAGATTCATAAACAAGAACCAAAAATTGCAGTACTAGACGATAATAATCAAATTATTGAAATGTTAGGTGCTGAAAAAGCGGGTACGATATTATAA
- the nth gene encoding endonuclease III, with protein MLNKTQIRYCLDTMADMYPEAHCELVHDNPFELVIAVALSAQCTDVLVNKVTRNLFQKYKTPEDYLSVSLEELQQDIRSIGLYRNKAKNIQKLCRMLLDDYNGEVPSDRDELTKLPGVGRKTANVVVSVAFGIPAIAVDTHVERVSKRLAMCKWKDSVLEVEKTLMKKVPMDEWGVTHHRMIFFGRYHCKAQRPQCEECRLLEVCREGKKRMKVK; from the coding sequence ATGCTTAACAAAACGCAAATCCGTTATTGTTTAGACACAATGGCGGATATGTATCCAGAAGCACATTGTGAATTGGTTCATGATAATCCATTTGAACTTGTAATCGCGGTGGCGTTATCTGCACAATGTACGGATGTACTTGTAAATAAAGTGACAAGAAATTTATTTCAAAAATATAAAACACCAGAAGATTATTTAAGTGTTTCTCTAGAAGAATTACAACAAGATATACGCTCTATCGGATTGTATAGAAATAAAGCAAAAAACATTCAAAAATTATGCCGAATGTTATTAGATGACTATAATGGAGAAGTACCGAGCGATCGAGATGAACTTACGAAATTACCAGGTGTAGGAAGGAAAACAGCGAATGTTGTAGTTTCCGTAGCGTTTGGAATTCCGGCAATTGCTGTTGATACACATGTGGAGCGAGTGAGTAAACGATTAGCTATGTGTAAATGGAAAGACTCTGTGTTAGAAGTAGAAAAAACATTAATGAAAAAAGTACCGATGGATGAGTGGGGAGTTACACATCATCGTATGATTTTCTTTGGACGTTATCACTGTAAAGCACAACGACCGCAATGTGAGGAGTGCAGACTGTTAGAAGTATGTCGTGAAGGAAAGAAGCGAATGAAGGTGAAATAA
- a CDS encoding DUF5590 domain-containing protein yields MKKWIFAIIIVIVASGIYGAYVYNKAMGKKIPKESKFVEIAKEKAKLTKVKSVDYYNGKSAYIVVQGTDEKGEQLIVWVPEKKGDTVVRKKSEGISEKEAIQRTIEQVGNESKESKSKPKEIMKVKLGFENDVPLWEVTYIDDDNRYSYYYLEFKDGKFLRRYSIEK; encoded by the coding sequence ATGAAAAAGTGGATCTTTGCAATCATTATTGTTATCGTTGCTAGCGGAATATATGGGGCGTATGTTTATAATAAAGCGATGGGAAAGAAAATTCCCAAAGAGTCGAAATTTGTAGAAATTGCTAAAGAAAAAGCAAAGCTTACAAAGGTCAAATCTGTTGATTATTACAATGGAAAATCTGCATATATAGTCGTGCAAGGTACAGATGAAAAGGGAGAACAACTTATCGTTTGGGTGCCTGAGAAAAAAGGGGATACTGTAGTAAGGAAAAAGAGCGAAGGTATTTCTGAAAAAGAGGCTATACAAAGAACAATAGAGCAAGTCGGCAATGAAAGTAAGGAATCAAAAAGTAAGCCGAAAGAGATTATGAAAGTGAAATTAGGCTTTGAAAATGATGTACCACTATGGGAAGTTACATATATTGATGATGACAATCGTTATAGCTATTACTATCTTGAATTTAAAGATGGAAAATTTTTAAGACGATATAGCATTGAAAAATAG
- a CDS encoding YpmA family protein, whose amino-acid sequence MEKKIEVLSTTRIKYSSDLYKIVDSLNRTLKEQDLMFGLALDEKDKETAVFTIYRT is encoded by the coding sequence ATGGAGAAGAAAATCGAAGTACTATCAACGACACGTATTAAATATTCGTCTGATTTGTATAAAATTGTTGATAGTTTGAATCGTACGTTAAAAGAGCAGGACCTCATGTTCGGACTAGCATTAGACGAAAAAGATAAAGAAACAGCTGTATTTACGATTTACAGAACGTAG
- a CDS encoding YpoC family protein → MERVIEIPKEFHCLPFFEESVNLIKYHTDNSFEEIIQNTYFIFDIERQYEPWKEIENSIPAMLNVWKNKHEDIAILFRNRNKQEAEGPMILFAAHLLSVVYWLNEQPVHSLNEMQINTNKLKVQPVNFMERYSFIIKKPSNYHSYIQLAQLYIEIEKLYVKKMITKKKSASR, encoded by the coding sequence ATGGAGCGAGTTATAGAAATACCGAAAGAATTTCACTGTTTACCATTTTTTGAAGAAAGTGTAAATTTAATTAAGTATCATACAGACAATTCTTTTGAAGAGATAATACAAAATACTTACTTTATATTTGATATTGAAAGACAGTATGAGCCATGGAAGGAAATTGAAAACAGTATTCCAGCGATGTTGAATGTATGGAAAAATAAGCATGAAGACATTGCTATACTGTTTCGAAATAGAAATAAGCAAGAGGCTGAGGGACCAATGATTCTTTTTGCAGCTCACTTGTTATCGGTTGTCTATTGGCTAAATGAACAACCTGTTCATAGTTTGAATGAAATGCAAATAAATACGAATAAATTAAAAGTACAACCTGTTAATTTTATGGAAAGATATTCATTCATTATAAAGAAACCGAGTAATTATCATTCTTATATTCAATTAGCGCAGTTGTATATCGAAATAGAAAAGCTGTATGTAAAGAAAATGATAACAAAAAAGAAGTCCGCTTCTCGTTAA
- the aspB gene encoding aspartate transaminase AspB, whose translation MKLAKRVAALTPSSTLEITAKAQALKAEGHDVIGLGAGEPDFNTPEHIMDAAHKAMLEGHTKYTPTGGLQALKQEIVKKFTRDQGIAYDPSEIIVCNGAKHALYTLFQVLLDEGDEVIIPTPYWVSYPEQVKLAGGKPVYVEGLEGNEYKITAEQLREAITEKTKAVIINSPSNPTGMIYSKEELQQLGEVCLEHDILIVSDEIYEKLIYGGAEYTSVAQLSNALKEQTLIINGVSKSHSMTGWRIGYAAGNKQLIKAMTNLASHSTSNPTSIAQYGAIAAYAGSQEPVETMRQAFEERLNIIYDKLIQIPGFTCIKPQGAFYLFPNVKEAVALSGYENVDDWAKALLEEEKVALVPGTGFGAPNNVRLSYATSLEQVEKALERIHTFMKSKVQA comes from the coding sequence ATGAAATTAGCAAAGCGAGTAGCTGCTTTAACACCGTCTTCAACTTTAGAAATTACAGCAAAGGCACAAGCATTAAAAGCAGAAGGTCATGATGTAATTGGATTAGGGGCAGGAGAACCTGACTTTAATACGCCAGAACATATTATGGATGCTGCACATAAAGCGATGTTAGAAGGACATACGAAGTATACACCAACAGGTGGATTACAAGCGTTAAAACAAGAGATTGTGAAGAAGTTTACTCGCGATCAAGGAATTGCGTATGATCCGTCCGAAATTATTGTATGTAACGGCGCAAAGCATGCATTATATACATTATTCCAAGTGTTACTTGATGAAGGAGATGAAGTTATCATCCCAACGCCTTACTGGGTAAGTTATCCTGAGCAAGTAAAGCTCGCTGGAGGTAAGCCAGTTTATGTAGAAGGTCTGGAAGGCAATGAGTACAAAATTACAGCAGAGCAGCTGCGTGAGGCAATTACAGAGAAAACGAAAGCAGTTATTATTAATTCACCAAGCAATCCAACAGGAATGATTTACAGCAAAGAAGAATTACAACAGCTTGGAGAAGTATGTTTAGAACACGATATTTTAATCGTTTCAGATGAAATTTATGAAAAGTTAATTTATGGTGGAGCAGAATATACTTCGGTTGCCCAGCTTTCTAATGCATTAAAAGAACAAACACTTATTATTAATGGTGTATCTAAATCTCATTCTATGACAGGATGGCGTATTGGATATGCAGCAGGGAATAAGCAGCTTATTAAAGCGATGACGAACTTAGCGAGTCATAGTACGTCAAACCCTACTTCAATCGCTCAATACGGCGCAATTGCGGCATATGCAGGCTCACAAGAACCTGTAGAAACAATGCGTCAAGCATTTGAAGAGAGATTAAACATTATTTATGATAAATTAATTCAAATCCCTGGCTTTACTTGCATTAAACCACAAGGTGCATTTTACTTATTCCCTAATGTAAAAGAAGCTGTAGCTTTATCTGGATACGAAAACGTTGATGATTGGGCAAAAGCTTTATTAGAAGAGGAAAAAGTGGCTCTTGTACCAGGTACAGGATTTGGTGCTCCGAATAACGTTCGCTTATCATATGCGACATCTCTTGAACAAGTAGAGAAAGCATTAGAACGCATTCATACGTTTATGAAAAGTAAAGTGCAAGCTTAA